Part of the Cyprinus carpio isolate SPL01 chromosome A1, ASM1834038v1, whole genome shotgun sequence genome is shown below.
AAAGATCTTTTTCTCAGTAGAACTGTACCTGTCTTCATCCTGCTGTAGTTTGAGCTGTAGTCCAGACACAGAGCAAGCACCTGCTTCTGATGGAGAGCATCGTTCAGCCTTTCCTCCAGCTCTTCTATCTACACATGAAGGTGCAAAACACTTACAGGTGAACAAACACAGCtgaattatttactttaaaaactatGTAGAGACTGGTTTTGTATTCATCAACCATTACCTTGGTAAGGTGGTCCACTTTGAGGTTGTCGATGAGCAGATTTTTTCTGTGACAGCTCTAGCTTCAGTTTTTGAAGGTTATGAAGCAGCTCTTTTCTTCCAGGAGCTGTTCTGTCACCTTCCCTGCACCATCTTTCTCATCCGAAGACGATATGTCCTGTCGTCTCCAGACTTATGTCCCCAGACTGGACGGAGCTGGAGATGTTTGTCGTGGCGTCTCTTGGCTTCTTCATCTCGACAAAGCTCCAGTCCAAGAGTCCTACCGACGTGTCATGTGAGGAAAGAAGACTGTTCTTCAAAGCTGGGAATGTAGCAGTCAAGAGACAGGATAGGAGCTCAGACGCTCAAGTGAAGAATTAACGGATGAGCGATGACAGCTGGACAAAGCAAGGAGgcaaatttgtttatttcaggTTAACCACCTGACTTTCACAGCCTCGTGACAAGAAAACACGACAAAGTAATCATTTGTGTGAGACATCAAAGTTTCAAATGTGTTATATtggaaaaagtgttttatgattAAAACGGTAACTTATTTATCACACcgactgttgtttttttaagcgTCCCGCCTCCCATAGAAACAGCAACGGCTGatgacagagaagagaagagacgtTTGCGTCTGATTGAAAATAACGCGCCATCTATAGGATTCCGCCGGAACAGGACTCTTAATTTGAAAGTTTTCTAAAATTCAAGACCGGAAATAAGAGAATGTGTTTATTGTATCGTAGCGTATTTCCTGGATTTGTGAACGAATacatgtgtgttttattattactttttctgACACAATAATTTTTGCGATGTCTACTCAAAACATAATTGGACCCGCTTTGGCACCGACGatggaaaaatgcaaaaattatgaTTCAGATGAAGAAGGCGCAGGTATGTTAACACATTACGTTACACAGCGTAGTAGCTGCTTTGTGAACTGCGAAataattcttttattatttcgTATTTGCAAATGCATAACAAGGCTGTTTGCCTTTAGATGTTTTCCCCCCTTTTTCTAACAACAGTCGTTTagttttaactgaaatataaattaatgcacaataaataatacatgttgCCTCCAGTCATAGGTCCAGCTTTGCCTCCAAAATATAAAGCTTCAGAGTCCTCCAGCTCATGTGAAGACAGTGATCAAGAGGAGGTTGTGTTCAAGAGAGCCAAATACTCATCATCTAGGAACCGGCCTTCTTCAAAGTATTATACTTGATGGTTTTCCAATGTTTGGTCATAAATAAACCACTTTTGATATATGCAAATGATATTTATGTTGTGTTGGGAGATAGTCAACCTTATAAAgcatactgtatcatatttgataaataaattccaaaggcctctaaatgatcaataTGATCCAAACCGCATgctctactacatgccttctgtcgtctgatCTGTACTTGCTAAAAATGttcaacttaggtttacttgattgtctttttcttttttccaagaaaagtctatttaaaatgtaagtatgaaatctgatccatcaggcttttgagaAACGTTTATTTGTTAATTTCTCAATCAACATTGTactgcattgcattatgttttgcctccacaataaaaattaaagatcCTTGATcacaaaactaagcatttaaatatcccCTTAAGATATGGAGTGGTAGCTGATAtttatgtgcaattttttttcttttttgtggttACATTTTTTGTGGTTCTTTAACAGCAGGAGGGGCAACGTGAAAGATGAGATTGATATAAAGCAAGTTGATatggatgaggaggaggatgatgatggttTCTTTGGTCCAGCTCTTCCCCCAGGATATCAAAAGCGAGACAAATCACCAGAAGGGTAATAAACACTTGATAATAGTATCCCACATTATCATTTGTAGAGCAATTTCAGCATCCCAATCTAAGTCGTAGATGAACTACATTTTGCATCTCTAGGCCACCTTTACTAGGACCTGCACTCCCTCCAGGATTTAAAAATcaagatgaggatgaagatgatgatgaagatgcaaAAGATGATACCAGAGGGATTTTAGGACCAGCTTTACCACCAGGATATCAAAATCAAGACAGATCTCCTGAACGGTAACAGGAATTGACATTATTACTACtctaaacattttttgttgtgtaGAGTTGGTAgtatcacacacacatagtatcatatttattctaattttacatgcaaatgtATGTTGATatatgttttttccccctcttgtCTGCAGACCACCTGTAGGACCTGCTCTACCTCCAGGCTTTAAAAGACAAGATGCAGATGCAGATGAAGAGGAGGGAAAAGAAGATGCTAGAGGGTTTTTAGGACCAGCTCTACCGCCAGGTTATACACCAGCAGTCTCAAGCggtgaagaagaagatgatgatgatgatgatgatgatgattatgtcATTGGACCCATGCCATCAAAAGGACCATCCCAGGACTCTGTGGCGTTGGACATTGAAAGAAGAGCTCAAAGAATGAAGGACAAACTTACAGGAGTGGATGTAAGTAAGGAATTGTAAGGAattgattaaaatacataaatgtaatcaatatttttttaatctattaattcatctagtattattattattaattatttactatattattatttgtttttgtatattgtatatttcttCTTACTTTTGACCTTTTACATACTTCATACCTCAGGACAAGTCATTTTGCTGTTCTTGTACAAGGACAAAAAAGAACTTGACTGATTCGTTTTGTTCAACGTTAAAAGagatgttgatttttattttccaatGTGTGGGCAGACTAAACAATCTCGGACTCTTCTGCTTTTAGACTGGCCCCAAAGTGGTCCGAGAGAGCTGGATGACCGAGTTGCCTCCTGAGCTGCAGCATGTGGGCCTGGAAGCACGAACCTTTAAGAAAAAATCAGGCCCTGAGAACAAAGACCGCTCAATTTGGACTGACACGCCCGCTGACCGTGAGCGAAAAGCTAGGGTGAGTTAGCGATAGATGTAATTGAGTTCAGATGTGAAATGCGGGGATTGTTGTGGAGAGTCATCATAGAATTTCCAGTGATGTCATATGTGATTTTGCAGGTGATACAAGCTTTGTATTTTGGCACTGGGTTTTGGAAAAGAGGGATTTCAGGGATTGTTGGAAATTCCCTTCTTGTTTGTCTTGCTTAGGAGCGACTAGAGGCTAAGGAAAAAGGTGAATCTGCCAAGGATGATGGACCTTGTCTGCCTCAGAAAGAGCTTGAGATGGCTGAAAAAGTTTCCAAATATAATGTAAGTTCAGTTAAATCCAGCTTTGAGATTTATTACAAATTGCACTTGAATGATTCAagtcaacaaatatatatatatatatatatatatactctgatGGACCACACTTTTTAGTTTGCTGCATGCAGCTGTGACTGCTTTagtataaaaatgtgaatttcagTCTCAGAATGCCCATCTCTTTTTAGGAATCCAAGCGTGGTGAATCTCTCATCAGTATACACACTAAGAAGATGAAAAGAAAAGCTAAGGAGGATGCTTCAAAGCCTGTGGAAAGAAGAGCCTTCGACAGAGACACCGACCTCCAAGTCAATCGGTTTGATGAGGCTCAAAAAAAAGCTTTGCTCAAGAAGTCACAAGAGCTGAACACCCGCTTTTCACACAGCAAAGACCGCATGTTCCTGTGAGGGACATTCAGCAAATGTATCTCGTTGTCAAGGAAGGTTGTACTGCATTGGAATCATTGCAGCATCATCTTCATCAAAACATTATGTGCTTTGTTGACCATTACATGTAAGATTTAGAGGACCTCCTGAATTTGTCTTTTATATGCCAATGTCTAATTGTAAgagataatgcattaaaatgtctataattttGTGACTTCTAAAAGTTTTTAGTCTGCCTTTGTAGTACTATGTAATGAATACATAAGTATTATAGTTTATACCCACTGATATCCTTTTGTTCCCCTGAATTCTGACAGTTTTATGTTTTTGGGTCATGTATTGTTTACTAGAGTGCTCACAGAATATTCCAAGTTCAGATCACATGAACTTCacctcaaaaataaaagaaagaaagaacgaaataatttatattttccttCATGAAGCGAAGACTagcctattttaggaccattaaaacTTTTTGTTGTCATAACACTTCAGCCCAAATTATAATTaccttgataaaaaataataataaaaaaaacactttatgctaacaaattaaattctaaagcatgtgtgtctatatatatatatactttgattTATGCATCTGTCAGTTTTACCTGTGCATTACACTATTACTATATTACATTAATGAGAATCAACATTCATAATGATATTTGATTCATATTGATTTCTGAAAGCTTTAGACtataaaactgtattaataaaatcatagccatATGTAACTGTCTAGAGCtggtaatttataaataatacaaatcaattacaaattatgTTGGATAAAAGGTCTATTTTAACCCCTTATAgtagggtttattttttttatttatttttttttatttatttttatattttttggaagGAGAGGGCACATCTATACTgttctgcttagggcacccatttggccagcagcggccctaGATGCTATCAAAATTGTAAAGTGTCATAATTCCTGTGAATAAATACCTCTAAAAAAATAACTTGTTCTCTTCTAAATAAGTCGGTTGCATTAACCAGAAATGAGAGCAGTTTCTAAATAAAATGAGAAAGGGACGTAGAAAATATCTCCTTGATATCTTAAAATCTCCTACTCTAACTCTACTATTACTGGATGAGCTAACAAAAAGAAAATGCGTGTTTATTTATTGACTGTTCCTCCAAATCGCGGATTTTGTAACTGCGTAACATCTGCATTAACCAACGCGCGTTTTTGTCCTAACGGGCTACCGTACAACCGGCTCTGCTGTTGATAGTGCGTTAGCTAACGAGTTTGTTGCGTGAAAGAGGTGCACTAAATCCACATGAAATAGCcagaatagaaatatttaaactattaacaagcatgtcagacaaaggagaggtGGATTTAACCGGGGCAAAGCAGAACACAGGTGTATGGCTGGTCAAAGTAAGTGTTTTAAAATAGCTCAATGATGAATAGCTACAGATAGTTGTACATGGCTTTAGCTTCTAGAAATACCTCGCTTGGCAATATGGTTTAGATGTTGTGCAGGTtaattattaaaaccatattaaaggCATTGTTTTAAACCTATGTTTTCATACACTTCATAAAGGTCCCAAAGTATTTGTCACAGCAATGGACCAAAGCAACAGGGAGAGGAGAAGTTGGAAAGCTCCGAATATGCAAGTATGTAGCAATAATAGGTATCATCTACATGTGATGGAcgttaattcaaaacattaatattcttacaattgttgttgtttgtgcagGAATCAAGGCAAAGCGGAGGTAGCTAGTATGTCCTTAAACATTCAGTGTTTTATATTTGAGTCTTGTGTCTTGAAGTGGATTGAGTGTTCTTCTGATTGATTGACAGGTGTCTTTCACACTCAATGAGGAGCTGACCACCGTGGACACTATTGGGGAGAAATCCTCCATGGTGCGGGCCCCTAGAGAGCATCCATTCACTCTGCAGACGGTCGGTGGACAGACTCTGGCTGTTTTTACTGAAAACTCTTCAGGTGAGAACCAGGATGTCACTTAATGCAATTCTGTGAACTGCTGTGCCTTTAAAAGATGTGAAGATAAAGTACAAAATCAGTTGTTAATTGATGAGAATGTTCATGAAGCGTTATATTGTAAAAAGTGCATTATAACAAgcgcaaaaatataaatataaactcagtaaatataataaccattattctttataaagtcaatttacaaaaaatgctgACTAATTGTTTGATCATTactattgtttaatattatgtttaaatctTTAGAGTTTGATTTTAAgagcatttttacttttttatgataaAGACAGAGTTTTAGTACTTTTTGGGGACATGATTTGATGTCCAACGTAAAATAATTTCAGAACCGCTCGATTAGAATACATGGAAGCTGTAAGTCACTTAAGAACAGTCTgcatttactttaaattgtaacaaatgtTTAGCACGTGCAGGATGAAGATGCAACAGCCAGTGTGTTATAAtaggaaataaatagaaacatttgctaatttagtagttatagcacaaaatgtaaaataatttacataaaatgttaagGCTCCTTTTCTGGGTAAAATTCTTTTACagaatttataaatgtcttttgatatttttatttatatctttctTTATATAAAGAATCAACTgttctatttaaaattgtatttggaCAGTTTAGTTGAATAACTGAATTATAGATGACAGACAAGGCAGAATTCATTTGAAAGGTACATTTATTATACGACTTATGCACAGCGTATGGATATATATGTTACGCCCCATGGCTCGAAAAGGACGTAACAAAAACGGGGACAAACAAGTAACTGCgaataacataaaattattaacaaaatagaaCTAAACAGAAAGAAACAGTGTAGCATGAAGCAGTCAGGAATCAGTGGCGTAAAGTTAAGTGAATGCATGAGAGTGTAATGGTCTGTAGTAGTGTTGGATGCATCAACCAAAACAAGGTCCAAACGAAACCAAGCCCAAAATGCAGATCGCAGCTCGCCCCTGGCCAGTTGTCATATTGCTTTTTAAAAGGCAAGACAGGAAACCAACAGCAGGTGTCCTCGATGAACCCATCAGAGAGCAATGAGCTGGAAGGCGGAGCAACACCACAATTCAACCCAGGGATGACGCACACAACACATGGGTCGTcacaatatacatatttaattgcccatattttaattgaaaatattcataataatagcaataacacTACGAAGTGAATGATTTCACTCAacctatatattttaatgaaaagcaGAGATGTCTGAAATAGAAGACTATAATGAAGACTATAATGTtagttatttacatattaataaaagttattataaagtatcATAGTTTTATTTCTTTCCTGTTAACTGAACTTTTGCTTTCAAACAGCTCATTTGGTAAGTCTTTCCGTGCCATCTCTGGGATTTCCTGTACAAACTTCAGTTGCCTCATACTCTTTTCCTCCAGTTCTGTTTAATTTCTCTTGTTACTCTTTGTCTGTTGTGTGAGATGAATCAGATATTAGGTTGTAATAGCTTTCATCTGGTCTCTCAAGCTTTTGCAGTTGCTAACCTCTGCTTCTCAATCAGTGTATGTGATTGTGGTGTTTTAATGGTAGAAGACAATAGAATGGGCCTTCAAATATCACTGATTTAGGAAACCAAATCTACTCACTGCTTTAATTATCCCTTGATTAATGtggagttttgttttgtagcTTGGGTGTCTGTGCATGACCTGTATAGTTTCTATGCTAACTCTTGTTTTTCTGTTGTGAAAGTGAGGATTTCTTTAGTTGTTGTAAAGGTGCTTGAGTTCCAAAGCCTGGTCACTTCTCTTCTGTTAAGTGTCCAGTTGTTCAAAAATGAGGCTgaattaaaaacatgtattagtcgtaataaattttttatatatatatatatatatatatatatatatatatatatatatatatatatatatatatatatatatatatatatatatatatatatatagtacaggtcaaaagtttggaaacattactatttttaatgtttttgaaagaagtctcttctgctcatcaagcctgcatttatttttgtttaaaaaatacagaaaaaaacagtaatattgtgaaatattattacaacttaaaataatagtttttctatttgaatatattttaaaaaaaaaaaaaaaaattattcctgtgatgcaaagctgaattttcagcatcattactccagccttcagtgtcacatgtaacatccagtctatcacatgatcatttagaaatcattctaatattctgatttattatgagtgttggaaacagttctgctgtctaatatatttgatgaataaaaggttaaaaagaactgcatttattcaaaataaaaaaagaaaaaaaattactgaccccaaattactgaccagtagtgtatattattattattaattttttttttatttttttttttttttactttttattcatcaaagtatcctaaaaaagtatcacatgttctggaaaaatattaagcagcagaactgtttccaactttgataatgaatcatcatattagaatgatttctaaaggatcatgtgataatgatcctaaaaattcagctttgaatcacataaataaataataatttaaagtataataaatttaaaaacaattattttaaattgtaataatatatcacaatattacatgttttttctgtatttttgatcaaataaatgcaggcttgatgagcagaagaaacttctttcaaaaacattaaaaatagtaatgtttccaaacttttgacctgtaggatcatatatatatatggtactttttattattaatattctgcatttacTTGCTCAAAAAAGGaagcaatattgtgaatattataaaaatctttctTACACTaacttttataatacattttaaattgtaatttattcctgtaatggcaaagctgaattttagcttgatattttttgctgaaactgttatgcttttttgttgttgctgttgtcagGGTTCCTACGCAGtttggaaaagtatggaatttgatttgaataatttCCAGGTCTGGAAGAGTATGGAAAAAAGAAAGCAGAATATGGAAACATATTTGCATTTCCagactttagttttttttataatagaaaattataaatttaatgaaaattatcatGCAAGAAGTGTGTTTTCATGGCAGCTGTTTAGTCCTTCTTTAGTGACTGTCAAacacgactgaatgaattcaaggtgCACTTCATTCATTATGCAAAAATACAGgttatattgcagtttttttctcAGGATATTCTTAGCACCATATTACAGAGCGTTTAAAAGTACCTTTGCAAAAATATACAGCTTTTCTTGTGCGCATGATACACCATTAAAGTTGGCATATTGGACAGTGCACACTGATCCATCTATTGCACCATCAACCCattttgtgtgtggtttggcTGCCACAGAGAAGACTGTGCATTAAAgcagacttaaagggttagttcacccaaatattaaaattatgtcattaatgactcaccctcatgtcgttccaaacccgtaagacctccgttcatcttcggaacacagtttaagatattttagatttagtccgagagctttcagtccctccattgagaatgtatgtacggtatactgtccacgtccaaaagagtaataaatacatcttcaaagtagtccatgtgacatcagagggtccgttagaattttttgaagcatcgaaaatacattttggtccaaaaatatcaaaaactacgactttattcagcattgacttctctcccgggtctgttatgagcgcgttcacctcacatccggttcgcgaacgaatcactcgatgtaaccggatcttcttgaaccagttcaacaaatcgaactgaatcgtttgaaacggttcgcgtcaacaataagcattaatccaccaatgacttaagctgttaacttttttaacatggctgacactccctctgagttcaaaataaatcaatatcccggagtaattcatttactcaaacagtacactgactgaaccgagccagataacgaacgaaacattgactcgttctcgagtcaagaaccggttgcatcggttttcggatcaccggtagtgatgggaagttcggttcttctccgcgaaccggttctttcggacagtttgattcaataaaccggttgccgaaaacggttcacccagttcttttgcgctcgacgtaatgacttcattggcgatgattgcccttgattgaagccttcggtttacccgcgctcataacattagcacagaatcggttcagaatcaatcaccaaaagaaccagttcagttcagacgcactgtgtgtcagtctgaatcacgcatgcgcagtatcatcagctcttcggttctcaaatcggacggacgcgtccgacagaaacgggtcttgactcgagaacgagtcaatttTTCATCCGtcatctggctcggttcagtcagtgtactgtttgagtaaatgaattactccgggatattggtttatttgaactcagagggagtgtcagccatgttaaaaaagttaacagcttaagtcatttgtggattaatgcttattgttgacgcaaaccttttcaaacgattcagttcgatttggtgaactggttcaagaagatccggttacatcgagtgattcgttcgcgaaccggatgtgaggtgaacgcgctcataacagacccgggagagaagtcaatgctgaataaagtagtagtttttgatattcttggaccaaaatgtattttcgatgcttcaaaaaattctaacggaccctctgatgtcacatggactactttgaagatgtttttattacctttctggacgtggacagtataccgtacatacattctcaatggagggacagaaagctctcgtactaaatctaaaatatcttatactgtcttccgaagatgaacggaggtcttacgggtttggaacgacatgagggtgagtcattaatgacataattttaatatttgggtgaactaaccctttaaggccttGAAATATGACGTACTGCCCCTACCAAAAGCcagattttaaacaattttttattttaatatatgtacaatACCAGTCTTTTTATAGACCATTGAACTTGGCAAATAGGGCAATGCACAcagccatattattattattattattattagctcaTTACATGTCATGGTTTCCTTGATACCACAGAGGATGTTAAAGTGTACATTAGGCCTTGCTATTAGAGGTACTGCCCTAAGGAAAACTAAATTTTGAGCAAATAGATCTCTTATTAAATCATGTTCATCCATGCTTTAGTTTTCTTTACAGAAGGATGGCAGTGACGCACAAAGAAAATGGGTTATAGTTTATTAAACTAGAAAATGCGTAAGCAAGCAAAATATTCCAGTGCGCGTGTGAGTAGTTTCTCAAGGGCATGAAGAACTTTCTTGTGTGCTTGCACAAgtctgtatgtatgtttgtaataaaaccaataaaaaaaaaaaaattaaaaactgagaaaatacaaatatttacataagACTCAAGACtactatatacaaaatataaagctgaaataatgcTGTATGAACTGTTGTTTAAATATGGTCTGAAAATCTACTGAGAGGTTtggaattttgaattttgaaatggaaaatgtaTAGGAaccctgtgtttttattttttattttagttttttactgccacttttaattactttaatgcaTCGTTAAATAGTATTAATGTTATtagtattaagtattaatttcttcacgCAAAACAatcctgaccccaaactatttggtagtgaacatgtttttt
Proteins encoded:
- the LOC109103088 gene encoding GPALPP motifs-containing protein 1-like isoform X1; its protein translation is MSTQNIIGPALAPTMEKCKNYDSDEEGAVIGPALPPKYKASESSSSCEDSDQEEVVFKRAKYSSSRNRPSSNRRGNVKDEIDIKQVDMDEEEDDDGFFGPALPPGYQKRDKSPEGPPLLGPALPPGFKNQDEDEDDDEDAKDDTRGILGPALPPGYQNQDRSPERPPVGPALPPGFKRQDADADEEEGKEDARGFLGPALPPGYTPAVSSGEEEDDDDDDDDDYVIGPMPSKGPSQDSVALDIERRAQRMKDKLTGVDTGPKVVRESWMTELPPELQHVGLEARTFKKKSGPENKDRSIWTDTPADRERKARERLEAKEKGESAKDDGPCLPQKELEMAEKVSKYNESKRGESLISIHTKKMKRKAKEDASKPVERRAFDRDTDLQVNRFDEAQKKALLKKSQELNTRFSHSKDRMFL
- the LOC109103088 gene encoding GPALPP motifs-containing protein 1-like isoform X5, encoding MINMIQTACSTTCLLSSDLYLLKMFNLGLLDCLFLFSKKSLFKIRRGNVKDEIDIKQVDMDEEEDDDGFFGPALPPGYQKRDKSPEGPPLLGPALPPGFKNQDEDEDDDEDAKDDTRGILGPALPPGYQNQDRSPERPPVGPALPPGFKRQDADADEEEGKEDARGFLGPALPPGYTPAVSSGEEEDDDDDDDDDYVIGPMPSKGPSQDSVALDIERRAQRMKDKLTGVDTGPKVVRESWMTELPPELQHVGLEARTFKKKSGPENKDRSIWTDTPADRERKARERLEAKEKGESAKDDGPCLPQKELEMAEKVSKYNESKRGESLISIHTKKMKRKAKEDASKPVERRAFDRDTDLQVNRFDEAQKKALLKKSQELNTRFSHSKDRMFL
- the LOC109103088 gene encoding GPALPP motifs-containing protein 1-like isoform X4; translation: MSTQNIIGPALAPTMEKCKNYDSDEEGAASESSSSCEDSDQEEVVFKRAKYSSSRNRPSSKRGNVKDEIDIKQVDMDEEEDDDGFFGPALPPGYQKRDKSPEGPPLLGPALPPGFKNQDEDEDDDEDAKDDTRGILGPALPPGYQNQDRSPERPPVGPALPPGFKRQDADADEEEGKEDARGFLGPALPPGYTPAVSSGEEEDDDDDDDDDYVIGPMPSKGPSQDSVALDIERRAQRMKDKLTGVDTGPKVVRESWMTELPPELQHVGLEARTFKKKSGPENKDRSIWTDTPADRERKARERLEAKEKGESAKDDGPCLPQKELEMAEKVSKYNESKRGESLISIHTKKMKRKAKEDASKPVERRAFDRDTDLQVNRFDEAQKKALLKKSQELNTRFSHSKDRMFL
- the LOC109103088 gene encoding GPALPP motifs-containing protein 1-like isoform X2 is translated as MSTQNIIGPALAPTMEKCKNYDSDEEGAVIGPALPPKYKASESSSSCEDSDQEEVVFKRAKYSSSRNRPSSKRGNVKDEIDIKQVDMDEEEDDDGFFGPALPPGYQKRDKSPEGPPLLGPALPPGFKNQDEDEDDDEDAKDDTRGILGPALPPGYQNQDRSPERPPVGPALPPGFKRQDADADEEEGKEDARGFLGPALPPGYTPAVSSGEEEDDDDDDDDDYVIGPMPSKGPSQDSVALDIERRAQRMKDKLTGVDTGPKVVRESWMTELPPELQHVGLEARTFKKKSGPENKDRSIWTDTPADRERKARERLEAKEKGESAKDDGPCLPQKELEMAEKVSKYNESKRGESLISIHTKKMKRKAKEDASKPVERRAFDRDTDLQVNRFDEAQKKALLKKSQELNTRFSHSKDRMFL
- the LOC109103088 gene encoding GPALPP motifs-containing protein 1-like isoform X3, whose amino-acid sequence is MSTQNIIGPALAPTMEKCKNYDSDEEGAASESSSSCEDSDQEEVVFKRAKYSSSRNRPSSNRRGNVKDEIDIKQVDMDEEEDDDGFFGPALPPGYQKRDKSPEGPPLLGPALPPGFKNQDEDEDDDEDAKDDTRGILGPALPPGYQNQDRSPERPPVGPALPPGFKRQDADADEEEGKEDARGFLGPALPPGYTPAVSSGEEEDDDDDDDDDYVIGPMPSKGPSQDSVALDIERRAQRMKDKLTGVDTGPKVVRESWMTELPPELQHVGLEARTFKKKSGPENKDRSIWTDTPADRERKARERLEAKEKGESAKDDGPCLPQKELEMAEKVSKYNESKRGESLISIHTKKMKRKAKEDASKPVERRAFDRDTDLQVNRFDEAQKKALLKKSQELNTRFSHSKDRMFL